A window of the Arenibacter algicola genome harbors these coding sequences:
- the gltB gene encoding glutamate synthase large subunit, with protein MKLRKQGLYLPEFEHDNCGAGFICSLKGKKSNDIIHKALEILEKLEHRGAVSSDGKTGDGAGILIDIPHDFFQDVCNFELPEPGSYAVGNVFLPQKENQRDYCIDVFESNIKKQGLKLLGWRDVPVNKSIPGRIAAETEPFVKQVFVARENDEQDFFHFNLKLFIARKVTEHTVNASKLSESKFFYVPSLSTKIIIFKGLLMPEDISLYYKDLMDPRVVTRLALVHQRFSTNTFPTWDLAQPFRYMCHNGEINTLRGNVSRMRSREELMKSDWFGDEIKNIIPIILPGKSDSATMDMVVELLLMTGRSLPEVMMILVPEAWEKNEEMSEAKKAFYEYHSCLMEPWDGPASIPFTDGNYIGAVLDRNGLRPSRYSVTKDGYVIMSSEVGVVDLEPENIEMHGRLEPGKMFLVNMEEGRIVNDEEIKEAIAVKHPYQKWLNKNLVHLKDIPYNDCPLFLNEASVQKRKAVFGYTLEDINTIILPMGKTAKEPLGSMGSDTPIAILSDRPQLIYNYFKQLFAQVTNPPLDGIREELITDISLTLGSDHNIFEFSELHCRKLKIKNPVISKEDLDKIKNYDASPDYKVVSIPMLYDIEKGHNGLEDALESILHQAEQAIDEGANIIILSDRNVSKEKAPIPALLACSFVNSGLQRLGKRSKLSVIIESAEPREVHHFALLFGFGASAINPYLVNEIIAEQIEEQDITQYSFEEAISNYNKAVGKGILKVMNKIGISTLNSYRGSQLFECIGINTSTVDKYFPNTPTRIQGIGLYEIEKEIAKRHHRAYLDKEIAANLDLEIGGQYRWRRDGEKHLFNPLSIAKLQKAVRNNEPESYNDFAKMVNEQSKDLMTIRGLFEFSNYDPIPLDEVEPWTEIVKRFKTGAMSYGSISKEAHENLAIAMNRIGGKSNSGEGGEDAERFYKNQTGDWKNSAIKQVASGRFGVTSNYLTNAQEIQIKMAQGAKPGEGGQLPGPKVNPSIAKTRNSTPYVGLISPPPHHDIYSIEDLSQLIFDLKSANREARINVKLVSEVGVGTVAAGVSKAKADVILISGHDGGTGASPLTSLKHAGLPWELGIAEAQQTLVLNDLRNRIVLECDGQLKTGRDVAIACLLGAEEFGFATAPLVASGCIMMRVCHLNTCPVGIATQNPELRKKFEGKPEHVVNYMYFVAQELREIMAQLGFRTIDEMVGQVQKLDRKKALEHYKAAGIDLTPILYQVDVPKGTKFYNTQKQQHDIDKSIEFEILEKAHPALFRKEKITLDFPIHNTDRAVGAITSNEISKIYGVDGLPENTLKLNFTGSAGQSFGAFATKGLTMIVNGNTNDYLGKGLSGAKLIIKVPYKSTLKPEENVITGNVTLYGATSGEAYINGKAGERFCVRNSGAQAVVEGIGDHGCEYMTGGTAVILGEVGRNFGAGMSGGIAYIFDEKNTFRKNCNTESLNLLKVEDDNDIAELKGLIENHYNATLSPIAQRILENWEDCLPKFIRIFPEEYKQALIRLEKEKLETI; from the coding sequence ATGAAGCTGAGAAAACAAGGATTGTACCTACCGGAATTTGAACATGATAACTGTGGCGCAGGATTTATTTGTAGTCTGAAAGGAAAAAAGTCGAATGATATTATTCATAAGGCTTTAGAGATATTGGAAAAACTAGAGCACAGGGGAGCTGTAAGTTCGGATGGAAAAACAGGTGATGGTGCTGGAATTCTAATAGATATCCCACATGATTTTTTTCAGGATGTTTGCAACTTTGAACTTCCTGAACCGGGCAGTTATGCCGTAGGTAATGTCTTTTTACCCCAAAAAGAAAACCAACGGGACTACTGTATCGATGTTTTTGAATCCAACATAAAAAAACAAGGGCTAAAATTATTGGGATGGAGAGATGTTCCTGTGAACAAATCCATACCTGGACGAATAGCTGCAGAGACCGAACCTTTCGTAAAGCAAGTATTTGTTGCTCGAGAGAATGATGAACAAGATTTCTTCCACTTTAATTTAAAATTATTTATAGCCAGAAAGGTTACTGAACATACTGTAAATGCTTCCAAATTGTCGGAAAGCAAATTTTTCTATGTACCCAGTCTTTCCACCAAAATTATAATCTTCAAAGGGCTGTTAATGCCGGAAGACATCAGTTTATATTATAAAGACCTAATGGACCCAAGGGTAGTCACCCGTTTGGCCCTTGTGCATCAACGATTTTCCACCAATACATTTCCTACTTGGGATTTGGCCCAGCCTTTCCGCTATATGTGTCATAACGGGGAAATAAACACTCTTAGAGGTAATGTCTCAAGAATGCGTTCCAGGGAAGAATTAATGAAAAGTGATTGGTTTGGAGACGAAATCAAAAATATTATCCCGATAATATTACCTGGGAAATCGGATTCCGCCACCATGGACATGGTTGTTGAACTGTTGTTAATGACAGGAAGATCTCTCCCTGAGGTAATGATGATATTGGTACCTGAGGCCTGGGAAAAGAATGAGGAAATGTCCGAAGCTAAAAAAGCATTCTATGAGTACCACTCCTGCTTAATGGAGCCATGGGACGGACCTGCTTCCATCCCCTTCACTGATGGAAACTACATAGGCGCCGTATTGGACAGAAATGGATTACGCCCATCCCGATACTCAGTGACCAAGGACGGTTATGTAATAATGTCTTCCGAAGTTGGGGTTGTGGACCTTGAACCGGAAAATATTGAAATGCACGGAAGATTGGAGCCAGGAAAAATGTTCTTGGTAAACATGGAGGAAGGACGCATTGTCAATGATGAGGAAATTAAGGAAGCAATTGCCGTTAAGCATCCCTATCAAAAATGGCTGAACAAGAATTTGGTTCACCTCAAGGATATTCCCTACAACGATTGTCCTCTTTTCTTAAATGAGGCATCGGTACAAAAGAGAAAAGCGGTATTTGGATACACCTTGGAAGATATAAATACCATTATACTTCCAATGGGAAAAACGGCCAAAGAACCATTGGGATCAATGGGGTCTGACACTCCTATCGCTATTTTATCCGATCGTCCGCAACTAATATACAATTACTTTAAGCAATTGTTCGCACAAGTTACCAACCCGCCATTGGATGGTATTCGTGAAGAGCTAATTACAGATATCAGCCTAACCTTGGGAAGCGATCATAATATTTTTGAATTTTCCGAACTTCACTGTAGAAAATTAAAGATTAAAAATCCCGTAATATCCAAGGAGGATTTGGATAAAATAAAAAACTACGATGCAAGTCCAGACTATAAGGTAGTTTCCATTCCAATGCTTTACGACATTGAAAAGGGGCATAATGGCCTTGAAGATGCCTTAGAATCGATTTTGCACCAAGCGGAACAAGCCATTGATGAGGGCGCCAATATCATTATACTATCGGATAGAAACGTTAGTAAGGAAAAAGCCCCTATCCCGGCTTTATTGGCATGTTCATTTGTAAACAGCGGACTTCAAAGGTTGGGCAAACGTTCCAAATTAAGTGTTATTATTGAATCTGCAGAACCAAGGGAAGTACATCATTTTGCCTTACTATTTGGATTTGGCGCCAGCGCAATAAACCCTTATTTGGTAAACGAAATTATAGCGGAACAAATTGAAGAGCAAGATATTACCCAATATTCTTTTGAAGAAGCCATTAGCAACTACAACAAAGCCGTAGGCAAGGGCATTCTTAAGGTGATGAACAAAATTGGAATTTCCACCCTAAATTCGTATAGGGGGTCACAATTGTTCGAATGTATTGGAATAAACACCTCAACTGTAGACAAGTACTTCCCTAACACACCAACAAGAATTCAGGGTATTGGGCTATATGAAATAGAGAAGGAAATTGCAAAGCGTCATCACAGGGCCTACCTAGATAAAGAAATAGCCGCAAATCTAGATTTGGAAATCGGCGGGCAATATCGCTGGAGAAGGGATGGTGAAAAACATCTTTTCAACCCCTTAAGTATTGCCAAACTGCAAAAGGCGGTTAGAAACAATGAGCCGGAATCCTATAATGACTTTGCCAAAATGGTGAACGAGCAATCCAAGGATTTGATGACCATACGCGGTCTTTTTGAATTCTCCAATTACGACCCTATTCCTTTGGACGAAGTGGAGCCATGGACAGAAATAGTAAAGCGCTTTAAAACTGGCGCAATGTCTTATGGATCCATTAGCAAGGAAGCTCATGAAAATTTGGCTATCGCCATGAACAGGATAGGCGGGAAAAGTAATTCCGGTGAAGGTGGAGAAGATGCAGAACGTTTTTACAAGAACCAAACAGGGGACTGGAAAAACAGTGCCATAAAGCAGGTCGCTTCCGGAAGATTCGGGGTTACCTCAAATTATTTGACCAACGCCCAAGAAATTCAGATTAAAATGGCACAAGGGGCCAAACCAGGCGAAGGTGGGCAATTACCCGGACCAAAAGTAAATCCGTCCATTGCGAAAACCAGGAATTCCACGCCATATGTGGGATTGATTTCACCTCCTCCCCACCATGATATATACTCGATAGAGGATTTATCCCAATTGATTTTCGATTTAAAATCTGCAAATCGCGAGGCAAGGATAAACGTTAAATTGGTATCTGAAGTGGGAGTAGGAACGGTAGCAGCGGGTGTATCCAAAGCAAAGGCGGACGTTATTCTTATATCTGGCCATGATGGGGGTACAGGGGCTTCCCCATTAACCTCATTAAAGCATGCCGGACTTCCATGGGAATTGGGAATTGCCGAAGCACAACAAACCTTGGTACTAAACGACCTTAGGAACAGGATAGTCTTGGAATGTGATGGTCAGTTAAAAACTGGAAGGGATGTAGCAATAGCTTGTCTATTGGGTGCAGAAGAGTTTGGATTTGCCACAGCACCCTTAGTAGCCTCAGGATGTATCATGATGCGTGTATGTCATTTAAATACCTGCCCAGTAGGAATTGCCACTCAAAATCCGGAACTGCGCAAAAAGTTTGAAGGCAAGCCAGAGCACGTTGTCAACTATATGTATTTTGTAGCCCAGGAACTAAGGGAAATAATGGCCCAATTAGGGTTTAGGACTATAGACGAAATGGTGGGACAGGTACAGAAATTGGACCGTAAAAAAGCCTTGGAACACTACAAAGCTGCAGGTATAGACCTTACTCCAATTTTATATCAGGTTGATGTTCCAAAAGGAACCAAATTCTACAATACCCAGAAGCAGCAACATGATATTGACAAGTCCATTGAGTTTGAAATTTTGGAAAAAGCGCATCCCGCCTTATTCAGAAAAGAAAAGATCACTTTGGATTTCCCTATCCATAATACCGATAGGGCAGTTGGAGCGATTACCAGTAATGAAATTTCAAAGATTTATGGTGTAGATGGTTTACCCGAAAACACCTTAAAACTTAATTTCACAGGTTCGGCCGGACAAAGTTTTGGCGCATTTGCCACCAAAGGCCTTACTATGATCGTGAATGGCAACACCAACGATTATTTAGGAAAAGGTCTTTCCGGAGCTAAGTTGATTATAAAAGTACCGTACAAGTCCACTCTAAAACCAGAGGAAAACGTAATTACCGGAAATGTTACACTTTATGGCGCAACCTCAGGTGAAGCCTATATAAACGGAAAAGCAGGTGAACGATTCTGCGTAAGAAATTCAGGAGCCCAAGCTGTCGTAGAAGGTATTGGCGACCATGGCTGTGAGTATATGACAGGAGGTACAGCGGTTATTCTTGGTGAAGTGGGAAGAAACTTCGGAGCTGGAATGAGTGGAGGTATTGCGTATATCTTTGATGAAAAAAATACCTTTAGAAAAAATTGCAATACGGAGTCTTTAAACCTTTTAAAAGTAGAGGACGATAATGATATTGCTGAATTGAAAGGTCTCATAGAAAATCACTATAATGCCACACTTAGCCCAATAGCCCAAAGGATTTTGGAAAATTGGGAAGATTGCCTACCAAAATTTATCAGGATTTTCCCTGAAGAATACAAGCAGGCATTGATACGTTTAGAAAAAGAAAAATTAGAAACGATATAA
- a CDS encoding glutamate synthase subunit beta yields MGKITGFLEFDRKVEEYAPVEDRVKNYKEFTLPMKEKELKDQGARCMDCGIPFCHSGCPLGNLIPDFNDAVYLGKWEKAAEILHSTNNFPEFTGRLCPAPCEEACVLGINEDPVTIENIEKNIVETAFKKGWVVAEPPASRTGKTVAVIGSGPAGLAAAQQLNRAGHLVTLFERDEKVGGLLRYGIPDFKMEKNIIDRRVKILEEEGIIIKTGVHVGVDVLATELKDQFDAIVLSGGATVRRGLPIEGADLKGVVQAMDFLKQNNKRVDGIKDLGEEIKATGKNVVVIGGGDTGSDCIGTSIRHGATSVSNFEILGKPPVGRPEDQPWPFWPMRLRTSSSHKEGVERFFSISTKKFIGDKNGNLKGLITSEVEWITQPGQRPILKEVPGTEKEWKCELALLAMGFTGSEMTVAEQLGLEADPRTNIKASEADYKTNVPGVFVAGDQRRGQSLIVWAISEGRQAAYHVDTYLMGTSYLPLKGEGDLPRV; encoded by the coding sequence ATGGGAAAGATAACAGGATTTTTGGAATTCGATAGAAAAGTAGAAGAATACGCACCTGTAGAGGATAGGGTAAAAAACTACAAGGAATTTACGCTCCCAATGAAAGAAAAGGAGCTAAAGGACCAAGGTGCCAGATGTATGGACTGTGGTATTCCTTTTTGTCACAGTGGGTGTCCATTAGGGAATTTAATACCCGATTTCAACGACGCAGTTTACCTTGGCAAATGGGAAAAAGCCGCAGAAATATTGCACTCCACAAACAACTTCCCGGAGTTTACGGGTAGGCTTTGTCCAGCTCCTTGCGAGGAAGCCTGTGTACTGGGTATCAATGAAGACCCGGTAACTATAGAGAACATTGAGAAAAACATTGTTGAGACAGCTTTCAAAAAAGGCTGGGTAGTAGCGGAACCTCCTGCTAGCAGGACTGGAAAAACAGTTGCCGTTATCGGATCGGGACCTGCAGGACTTGCAGCGGCCCAACAGTTGAACAGAGCAGGACACTTGGTTACCCTTTTTGAAAGGGACGAAAAAGTTGGAGGTCTTCTTAGATATGGTATTCCTGATTTTAAGATGGAAAAAAATATCATAGACAGAAGGGTTAAGATTTTAGAGGAGGAAGGAATTATCATTAAGACCGGGGTTCATGTGGGCGTTGATGTTTTGGCCACAGAACTTAAAGATCAATTTGATGCCATTGTACTTTCCGGCGGCGCCACCGTTAGAAGAGGATTGCCTATAGAAGGAGCAGACCTTAAAGGAGTAGTACAGGCCATGGATTTCTTAAAACAAAATAATAAGCGCGTAGACGGAATTAAAGATCTGGGCGAAGAAATAAAAGCTACTGGCAAGAACGTTGTGGTTATAGGCGGGGGAGATACTGGATCTGACTGTATTGGAACCTCTATTAGACACGGTGCCACTTCGGTATCCAACTTTGAAATATTAGGAAAACCTCCAGTAGGACGTCCGGAAGATCAACCTTGGCCATTTTGGCCTATGCGCTTGAGAACCAGTTCCTCACACAAAGAAGGTGTAGAGCGATTTTTTAGCATTTCCACCAAAAAATTTATTGGTGATAAAAACGGTAATTTAAAAGGACTTATTACTTCAGAAGTAGAGTGGATTACACAACCAGGGCAACGACCAATTCTTAAGGAAGTTCCTGGCACGGAAAAGGAGTGGAAATGTGAATTGGCCCTATTGGCCATGGGCTTTACAGGTTCGGAAATGACGGTTGCCGAGCAATTGGGGCTTGAAGCCGATCCACGTACCAACATTAAAGCCAGTGAAGCAGATTATAAGACCAACGTTCCCGGTGTATTTGTTGCCGGTGACCAAAGAAGAGGACAATCCTTAATAGTTTGGGCTATTTCCGAAGGTAGGCAAGCGGCTTATCATGTGGATACTTACCTCATGGGAACGTCCTATTTACCGTTAAAAGGAGAGGGAGACCTACCAAGGGTTTAA
- the nhaD gene encoding sodium:proton antiporter NhaD, which yields METIIIILFVAGYLAITLEHNLKIDKLIPALAMMALLWAVIALAHMPVFEVNAELRELEATHIDEILLHHLGKTAEILVFLLGAMTIVEIIDYFDGFATIKGFIKTRSKRKLLWLFSILAFILSAIIDNLTATIVLITILQKVINDRETRLWFAGMIIIAANAGGAWSPIGDVTTTMLWIANKVSAAQLIEHVLLPSIICMVVPTFIASRYKAFSGNIDTDMDEEEPTKSKYGATMLYLGLGAIIFVPFFKTITHLPPYVGMMLSLALVATFAEIYSSAKFSISNIDGESEAESHHSPVHKSLSKIELPSILFFLGILMAVAALESLGMLFHFAGTLDEVMPMLGTESGGELVSDLVVLFLGVGSAVIDNVPLVAASIGMFSVGMDDPVWHFIAYSAGTGGSMLIIGSAAGVVAMGMEKIDFFWYLKKIAWLAFLGFAAGAIGFILIRNLVLNA from the coding sequence ATGGAGACCATTATTATTATTTTATTCGTTGCCGGTTACTTGGCAATAACATTGGAGCATAATCTTAAAATAGACAAATTAATCCCCGCTTTGGCTATGATGGCTCTGTTGTGGGCGGTTATAGCTTTGGCGCATATGCCCGTTTTTGAGGTCAATGCCGAGCTCCGGGAGTTGGAGGCGACCCACATAGATGAGATTTTGCTGCATCATCTTGGAAAAACGGCAGAAATATTGGTCTTCCTTCTAGGTGCCATGACCATTGTGGAAATAATAGATTACTTCGATGGTTTCGCAACCATAAAAGGTTTTATAAAAACTAGGAGCAAAAGAAAATTATTGTGGTTGTTCTCTATTTTGGCCTTTATACTTTCGGCTATTATTGATAACCTAACCGCTACCATTGTTTTGATAACCATTCTTCAGAAAGTGATCAACGACAGGGAAACCAGACTTTGGTTTGCCGGTATGATAATTATTGCAGCCAATGCGGGTGGTGCATGGTCTCCCATTGGAGATGTAACCACTACCATGCTTTGGATCGCCAACAAGGTATCTGCGGCCCAATTGATAGAACACGTTCTTTTACCTTCAATTATATGTATGGTCGTGCCTACCTTTATTGCGAGTAGGTACAAGGCATTTTCTGGGAATATTGATACTGACATGGATGAGGAGGAGCCAACTAAGTCCAAATACGGGGCTACCATGCTTTATTTGGGATTAGGCGCCATTATTTTTGTTCCCTTTTTTAAGACCATAACCCATTTGCCACCTTACGTTGGTATGATGCTTTCTTTGGCTTTGGTAGCTACCTTTGCTGAGATTTATAGTAGTGCTAAATTCAGTATCTCCAACATTGATGGTGAAAGTGAGGCAGAATCACATCACAGTCCTGTACATAAGTCCCTTTCCAAAATTGAATTGCCAAGTATTCTTTTCTTTTTAGGTATTTTAATGGCTGTTGCGGCTTTGGAATCTTTGGGGATGTTGTTCCATTTTGCTGGAACTTTGGATGAGGTAATGCCGATGTTGGGTACAGAGTCCGGCGGGGAATTGGTTTCGGATTTGGTGGTACTTTTCCTTGGTGTTGGTTCAGCGGTAATAGATAACGTGCCACTGGTCGCGGCAAGTATAGGAATGTTCTCCGTAGGAATGGATGACCCCGTTTGGCATTTCATTGCATATTCTGCAGGAACAGGTGGTAGTATGTTGATTATAGGTTCTGCAGCAGGTGTTGTTGCTATGGGAATGGAGAAAATTGACTTCTTCTGGTATTTGAAGAAAATAGCATGGTTGGCTTTCCTAGGATTTGCTGCCGGTGCCATTGGATTTATATTAATTAGAAATTTAGTGTTGAACGCATAA
- a CDS encoding acyl-CoA dehydrogenase yields MDFTLSEEQLMIQRAARDFAQNELLPRVIERDDAQKFPAEQVKKMGELGFMGMMVDPKYGGSGLDTISYALVMEELSKIDASASVIVSVNNSLVCWGLETFGSEEQKEKYLTRLSTGQSIGAFCLSEPEAGSDATSQKTTAEDHGDHYVLNGTKNWITNGNSAEIYLVIAQTDISKGHKGINALIVEKGMPGFEIGPKENKLGIRGSDTHSLIFNDVKVPKENRIGEDGFGFKFAMKTLAGGRIGIAAQALGIAAGAYELALKYSKERKAFGTEISNHQAIAFKLADMHTQIEAARHLVYKAAWDKDQGNSYDLSSAMAKLYASQVAMDTTVEAVQIHGGNGFVKDYHVERMMRDAKITQIYEGTSEIQKIVISRSILKG; encoded by the coding sequence ATGGATTTTACACTTTCGGAAGAACAGTTGATGATACAAAGGGCTGCAAGGGATTTTGCCCAAAATGAATTGCTACCCAGGGTTATAGAAAGGGATGATGCCCAGAAATTCCCAGCAGAACAAGTAAAGAAAATGGGGGAACTGGGATTCATGGGAATGATGGTAGACCCTAAATACGGAGGCAGCGGCCTGGACACTATTTCCTACGCCCTGGTTATGGAGGAACTCTCCAAAATAGATGCCTCCGCCTCGGTAATCGTATCCGTGAATAATTCCTTGGTATGTTGGGGGTTGGAAACGTTTGGCAGTGAAGAACAAAAAGAAAAATATTTAACCCGTTTGTCCACAGGACAGAGCATAGGGGCGTTCTGTCTTTCCGAACCTGAAGCAGGCAGTGATGCCACTTCCCAAAAAACAACGGCTGAGGATCATGGGGACCACTATGTTCTAAATGGCACCAAAAACTGGATTACCAATGGAAATTCAGCCGAAATATATTTGGTAATTGCCCAGACCGACATCTCCAAGGGGCATAAGGGAATAAACGCCCTTATTGTTGAAAAGGGCATGCCCGGTTTTGAAATAGGCCCTAAGGAAAATAAATTGGGAATAAGGGGCAGTGACACCCACTCGCTAATCTTTAACGATGTAAAGGTTCCAAAAGAAAATAGAATTGGCGAAGACGGATTTGGTTTTAAATTTGCCATGAAAACTCTTGCCGGAGGCAGAATAGGAATAGCCGCGCAAGCTTTGGGCATTGCTGCAGGTGCCTATGAACTGGCACTAAAATATTCGAAAGAAAGAAAAGCATTTGGCACAGAAATAAGCAACCATCAGGCCATTGCATTTAAACTTGCAGATATGCACACGCAAATTGAAGCAGCCAGACATTTGGTCTACAAAGCCGCATGGGACAAGGATCAAGGCAATAGTTATGACTTATCGAGCGCCATGGCAAAACTTTATGCTTCCCAGGTGGCTATGGATACCACCGTAGAAGCAGTACAAATACACGGCGGGAATGGTTTTGTTAAGGATTATCATGTGGAAAGAATGATGAGGGACGCCAAGATCACCCAAATCTACGAAGGCACTTCCGAAATTCAGAAAATTGTAATTTCGCGTAGTATATTAAAAGGATAA
- a CDS encoding Glu/Leu/Phe/Val dehydrogenase dimerization domain-containing protein, with the protein MKELLKIYENKAPEIVFNWKDPETEAEGWTVINSLRGGAAGGGTRMRKGLDMNEVLSLAKTMEVKFTVSGPPIGGAKSGINFDPQDPRKSGVLKRWYHAVAPLLKSYYGTGGDLNVDEIQEVIPITEDAGVWHPQEGVFNGHFRPTEADKINRIGQLRLGVVKVLEGEDYSPSVARKFTVADMITGFGVAEAIKHYYDIHGGSVYGKRAIVQGFGNVGSAAAFYLAKMGAKVVGIIDRAGGVINEDGYSLEEIRTFFLNKKGNELFADNIIPFAEMNDRIWKLPAEIFVPCAASRLVTKDQVSEMINAGLGVISCGANVPFADKEIFFGPIMEYTDERVSLIPDFISNCGMARVFAYFMEGRVAMDDELIFNDTSNTIRNAILNIFDQNKTKVNLSKTGFEIALKQLI; encoded by the coding sequence ATGAAAGAGTTATTAAAAATATATGAAAATAAAGCCCCTGAAATTGTTTTCAACTGGAAAGACCCAGAAACGGAGGCGGAAGGGTGGACGGTAATAAATTCCCTTCGCGGAGGGGCCGCAGGTGGCGGTACCAGAATGAGGAAAGGATTGGATATGAACGAGGTCTTGTCTTTGGCAAAAACAATGGAGGTGAAATTTACGGTTTCGGGACCTCCTATTGGAGGTGCAAAATCTGGGATTAATTTTGATCCCCAAGATCCTAGAAAAAGTGGGGTGCTTAAGCGTTGGTACCACGCCGTAGCACCATTGTTGAAAAGTTATTATGGTACTGGAGGGGATTTGAACGTGGATGAGATCCAAGAGGTTATCCCTATTACGGAGGATGCTGGGGTTTGGCACCCGCAAGAGGGTGTTTTTAACGGACATTTTAGACCTACCGAAGCGGACAAGATAAATAGGATCGGTCAGTTGAGATTAGGAGTTGTCAAGGTGTTGGAAGGAGAAGACTACTCGCCCTCGGTGGCCAGAAAATTTACGGTTGCGGATATGATAACCGGTTTTGGAGTGGCGGAAGCGATTAAACATTATTATGATATACATGGAGGTTCTGTATATGGCAAGAGGGCTATTGTACAGGGGTTTGGCAATGTAGGTTCTGCAGCGGCCTTTTATTTGGCCAAAATGGGAGCTAAAGTGGTCGGGATTATAGATAGGGCAGGAGGGGTGATCAATGAGGACGGATATTCCTTGGAGGAAATAAGAACATTCTTTCTAAATAAAAAGGGAAATGAGCTTTTTGCGGATAATATTATTCCGTTTGCTGAAATGAACGATAGAATATGGAAATTGCCTGCCGAGATTTTTGTACCCTGTGCCGCATCCCGCTTGGTGACAAAGGATCAGGTATCCGAAATGATCAATGCCGGGTTAGGTGTGATTAGTTGTGGGGCCAATGTGCCCTTTGCCGATAAAGAAATATTTTTTGGGCCAATAATGGAGTATACGGATGAGCGGGTAAGTCTAATTCCCGATTTTATATCCAACTGCGGAATGGCCCGAGTCTTTGCCTATTTTATGGAGGGAAGGGTGGCAATGGATGACGAACTTATTTTTAATGACACTTCAAATACCATTAGAAACGCAATTTTAAATATATTTGACCAAAATAAAACAAAAGTCAATCTCAGTAAAACCGGATTCGAGATTGCTTTGAAACAATTAATTTAA